The Actinocatenispora sera genome has a window encoding:
- a CDS encoding toll/interleukin-1 receptor domain-containing protein, whose product MKLFISWSKPTSRSIAGILRDWLPDVIQQIEPWISSEDIDKGARWATEIGEKLDQSNQGILCVTPENIREPWLNFEAGALAKSLDNARVRPVLFNVSPSDVTGPLTQFQATEASDHDDMLRLIVSLNQSCGDLALEARRLESAFERVWKTYLDRLGKIDTRPHRKTDSRSTDDVTREILLRVRDLQRLTEDTLHSPRREKPQLSLIEFADSKLAPIGSFAEHPRYGTGQVIRKLNGDTVLVSFPATKGNVEVPSAELNLIQFIKGEQIV is encoded by the coding sequence AAAACCTACAAGCAGGTCAATTGCTGGCATCCTACGAGACTGGCTTCCGGACGTTATACAACAAATCGAGCCGTGGATTTCAAGCGAAGATATCGACAAGGGTGCGAGATGGGCGACTGAAATTGGAGAAAAGCTCGATCAGTCGAATCAAGGAATTCTTTGTGTGACGCCGGAGAATATCCGAGAGCCGTGGCTTAACTTCGAAGCGGGCGCTCTCGCAAAATCGCTTGATAATGCAAGAGTGCGGCCTGTCTTGTTCAATGTCAGCCCTTCAGATGTCACCGGGCCCCTTACTCAGTTCCAAGCCACCGAAGCGTCCGATCATGACGACATGCTGCGTTTAATCGTGTCTTTGAACCAGTCATGCGGAGACCTTGCACTTGAGGCGCGACGCCTCGAGTCCGCATTTGAGCGCGTATGGAAAACGTACCTAGATAGGTTAGGGAAGATCGATACAAGACCACATCGTAAGACAGACAGTCGATCGACCGATGACGTTACCCGCGAAATATTGCTTAGAGTGAGAGATCTTCAAAGGCTAACCGAGGACACTCTGCACTCTCCCCGAAGAGAAAAGCCACAACTATCACTCATTGAGTTTGCCGATTCGAAGTTGGCACCAATCGGATCCTTCGCAGAGCATCCACGCTACGGTACAGGGCAGGTGATTAGGAAGCTTAACGGCGACACCGTTCTGGTAAGTTTCCCCGCAACCAAGGGAAACGTGGAAGTTCCGTCCGCCGAGCTAAACCTCATACAATTTATAAAAGGCGAGCAGATCGTATAG
- a CDS encoding helix-turn-helix domain-containing protein: MSTESLEPSAAVGETGRGARPPAAEQVAVAGAPSTAVPVAVGGAESPVPVAVGGAERTVPVAVGDVDVAAAAVGGAESAVPEAVGEVDVAAVARLIGEPARAAMLDALLAGRALAAGELARIAGVSPGTASEHLARLRDGGLVEVVAAGRHRYHRLASPEVGQVLEALALVSRPKPVRTLRQSRTNAALLVARTCYDHLAGQIGVAVHDALVTRQALHTVPAGYELTPAGVDLLTGLGVDVPAARSARRAFARPCLDFTERRSHLAGALGAAICARFLAQGWLVRRATGDRALRLTDGGRRTLADAFGITDACSG; the protein is encoded by the coding sequence ATGAGTACCGAGTCGCTCGAGCCGTCCGCCGCCGTGGGCGAGACGGGCAGGGGCGCGAGGCCGCCGGCCGCCGAACAGGTGGCCGTCGCCGGGGCACCGTCGACCGCCGTGCCGGTGGCGGTGGGGGGCGCGGAATCCCCCGTGCCGGTGGCGGTCGGTGGCGCAGAACGCACCGTGCCGGTGGCCGTCGGGGACGTGGACGTCGCCGCGGCAGCGGTCGGGGGCGCGGAGTCTGCCGTACCGGAGGCCGTCGGGGAGGTGGACGTCGCCGCGGTGGCGCGGCTGATCGGTGAGCCGGCGCGGGCGGCCATGCTGGACGCGCTGCTCGCCGGCCGGGCGCTCGCCGCCGGCGAACTGGCCCGCATCGCCGGCGTGTCCCCCGGTACCGCGAGCGAGCACCTGGCCCGGCTGCGCGACGGCGGGCTGGTCGAGGTGGTGGCGGCGGGCCGGCACCGGTACCACCGGCTCGCGTCACCCGAGGTCGGCCAGGTACTGGAGGCGCTGGCACTGGTGAGCCGGCCCAAGCCGGTACGAACGCTGCGGCAGTCCCGGACCAACGCCGCACTGCTCGTCGCCCGTACCTGCTACGACCACTTGGCCGGCCAGATCGGGGTCGCCGTGCACGACGCCCTCGTTACCCGCCAGGCGCTGCACACCGTCCCGGCCGGATACGAGCTGACCCCGGCCGGGGTGGACCTGCTGACCGGCCTGGGCGTCGACGTGCCGGCCGCCCGGTCCGCGCGCCGCGCGTTCGCCCGCCCCTGCCTGGACTTCACCGAACGCCGCAGCCACCTCGCCGGTGCCCTCGGCGCGGCGATCTGCGCGCGCTTCCTCGCCCAGGGCTGGTTGGTGCGCCGTGCCACCGGTGACCGTGCCCTGCGACTCACCGACGGCGGCCGCCGAACGCTCGCGGACGCCTTCGGCATCACCGACGCCTGCTCCGGCTGA
- a CDS encoding TIGR02611 family protein translates to MQQHDQQPATTAPGHPRRELHRPHPLDRIRATPGGRLALKIGAGVLGGALVVLGLILVPLPGPGWLIVLAGLAVLAVEYAWARHVLRFTRRQLRRWTDWLLRRSWPVRALVGVAGFVLVAAVVWASVRVSFGIDLATAAWAYLNT, encoded by the coding sequence ATGCAGCAACACGATCAGCAGCCGGCGACGACCGCGCCCGGACACCCGCGCCGGGAACTGCACCGACCGCATCCGCTCGACCGGATCCGCGCCACGCCCGGCGGTCGGCTCGCGCTGAAGATCGGCGCCGGGGTGCTGGGCGGGGCGCTCGTGGTCCTCGGGTTGATCCTGGTGCCGCTGCCAGGCCCGGGATGGCTGATCGTGCTCGCCGGCCTCGCGGTGCTCGCCGTCGAGTACGCCTGGGCCCGTCACGTGCTGCGCTTCACCCGGCGCCAGCTACGCCGCTGGACCGATTGGCTGCTGCGCCGCTCCTGGCCGGTCCGCGCCCTGGTCGGTGTGGCGGGTTTCGTCCTGGTAGCGGCCGTGGTGTGGGCATCCGTACGGGTCAGTTTCGGCATCGACCTCGCCACCGCTGCCTGGGCGTATCTGAACACCTGA
- a CDS encoding HpcH/HpaI aldolase/citrate lyase family protein, translated as MLTALYVPADRPDRIGKALAGPADVVLVDLEDAVAPDRKDHAREQAARLLAEVTDRAVQVRVNDVRTGAGEADLTMLGDLPATIGVRLPKIEDPATVRAVAERLPGRALHPLLESALGVEAAYRIATADPAVASIGLGEADLRADLGLPADADDGLAYPRSRVLVAARAAGLPAPAQSVYANVKDLAGLAASCRAGRRLGFHGRAAIHPAQLPVIAAEYAPTEAELAAARAVLALGTTGAAALPDGRFVDEAILRTARNTLREARD; from the coding sequence ATGCTGACCGCGCTGTACGTGCCGGCCGATCGGCCCGACCGGATCGGCAAGGCCCTCGCCGGCCCCGCCGATGTCGTCCTGGTCGACCTGGAGGACGCGGTCGCCCCGGACCGCAAGGACCACGCGCGCGAGCAGGCCGCCCGGCTGCTGGCCGAGGTCACCGACCGCGCCGTGCAGGTACGGGTCAACGACGTGCGGACCGGTGCCGGCGAGGCGGACCTCACCATGCTCGGCGACCTGCCGGCCACCATCGGGGTACGGCTACCCAAGATCGAGGACCCTGCCACGGTACGGGCGGTTGCCGAGCGGCTGCCCGGCCGGGCGCTGCATCCGTTGCTGGAGTCGGCGTTGGGCGTGGAGGCGGCGTACCGGATCGCGACCGCGGACCCGGCCGTCGCCTCGATCGGGCTCGGTGAGGCCGATCTGCGCGCCGACCTCGGCCTGCCCGCCGACGCCGACGACGGCCTGGCCTACCCGCGCTCCCGGGTACTGGTCGCGGCCCGGGCGGCGGGCCTGCCGGCACCGGCCCAGTCGGTGTACGCCAACGTCAAGGATCTGGCCGGACTCGCCGCCTCCTGCCGGGCCGGCCGGCGGCTGGGGTTCCACGGCCGTGCCGCGATCCACCCCGCACAGCTGCCGGTCATCGCCGCCGAGTACGCCCCGACCGAGGCGGAACTGGCCGCTGCCCGCGCCGTACTCGCGCTCGGGACCACGGGCGCAGCGGCGCTCCCCGACGGCCGCTTCGTCGACGAAGCCATCCTCCGCACCGCCCGCAACACCCTCCGCGAAGCCCGCGACTGA
- a CDS encoding CapA family protein: MRSALRYLAVAVAVVTLAACSSSGDRSTAERRSSRTRASASPSPTGPPTISIELAGDVHFTGRTAGLLKDPKTAFGPVAKQLSAADVTIVNLETAVTTRGTPEPKEFHFRAPPAAFDAVKAAGVDVVTVANNHAMDYGRTGLADTLRYAKAAGMPVIGAGADEAAAYRPWITTVHGVRIAFLAFSQVTELAQQWLATPDRSGIAETFDTARAVAAVRAARKQADVVIVYPHWGQEGNHCPIADQRSFAAAMAKAGATAVVGTHAHLLLGAGWEGDTYVDYGLGNFLWWRDDAFSNDTGVLRLTLTGGKLTGTRFLPAEISRRTGQPIPATGSTARRITTKVDDLRSCTGLSGTAG; the protein is encoded by the coding sequence ATGCGATCAGCCCTGCGGTACCTGGCCGTCGCGGTCGCGGTGGTCACCCTGGCGGCGTGCTCGTCGAGCGGTGACCGGTCGACCGCCGAGCGTCGATCCTCGCGTACCCGTGCCAGCGCGAGCCCGAGCCCGACCGGGCCGCCGACGATCAGCATCGAGCTCGCCGGCGACGTGCACTTCACCGGCCGTACCGCTGGGCTGCTGAAGGACCCGAAGACCGCGTTCGGCCCGGTCGCGAAGCAGCTGTCGGCGGCCGACGTGACGATCGTGAACCTGGAGACCGCGGTCACCACTCGCGGTACGCCGGAGCCGAAGGAGTTCCACTTCCGGGCGCCGCCGGCCGCGTTCGACGCGGTGAAGGCGGCCGGTGTGGACGTGGTCACGGTGGCGAACAACCACGCGATGGACTACGGCCGGACCGGCCTTGCCGACACCCTGCGCTACGCGAAGGCGGCCGGGATGCCGGTGATCGGGGCCGGCGCCGACGAGGCGGCCGCGTACCGGCCGTGGATCACCACGGTGCACGGGGTGCGGATCGCGTTCCTGGCCTTCAGCCAGGTCACCGAGCTGGCGCAGCAGTGGCTCGCGACGCCCGACCGGTCCGGCATCGCCGAGACGTTCGACACCGCCCGCGCGGTCGCCGCAGTACGGGCGGCGAGGAAGCAGGCCGACGTGGTGATCGTCTACCCGCACTGGGGCCAGGAGGGCAACCACTGCCCGATCGCCGACCAGCGCAGCTTCGCCGCGGCGATGGCGAAGGCCGGCGCCACCGCCGTGGTGGGCACGCACGCGCACCTGCTGCTCGGCGCCGGCTGGGAGGGTGACACGTACGTCGACTACGGGCTGGGCAACTTCCTGTGGTGGCGCGACGACGCCTTCAGCAACGACACCGGGGTACTGCGGCTGACGCTGACCGGCGGCAAACTGACCGGCACCCGGTTCCTGCCGGCCGAGATCTCCCGCCGTACCGGTCAGCCGATCCCGGCCACCGGCTCGACCGCGCGGCGCATCACCACCAAGGTGGACGATCTTCGCAGCTGTACCGGATTGTCCGGCACGGCGGGCTGA
- a CDS encoding SsgA family sporulation/cell division regulator, translating into MHPTTVEVEASLQLVAPDSVMLPVRSSLRYDPTDPYAVHVLFHPDGVTGGPVSWSFARDLLVSGLTEATGIGDVRVWPWSSSRGDVVALALSSPDGNALFEVPREILVRFLRRTFAAVPTGEESRYLDVESAVSRLLRQSPRPE; encoded by the coding sequence ATGCACCCGACGACCGTCGAAGTCGAAGCCTCACTCCAGCTTGTTGCCCCTGACTCGGTGATGCTCCCGGTCCGGTCGAGCCTGCGCTACGACCCGACCGACCCGTACGCGGTGCACGTGTTGTTCCATCCGGACGGCGTCACTGGAGGCCCGGTGAGCTGGTCGTTCGCCCGGGATCTGTTGGTGTCCGGGCTGACCGAGGCGACCGGCATCGGCGACGTTCGGGTCTGGCCGTGGTCCTCGTCGCGCGGCGACGTGGTCGCCCTGGCGCTGTCATCGCCCGACGGTAACGCGCTGTTCGAGGTGCCGCGGGAGATTCTCGTCCGGTTCCTGCGGCGTACCTTCGCCGCGGTGCCGACCGGCGAGGAGAGCCGCTACCTCGACGTCGAGTCCGCGGTCAGCCGCCTGCTGCGTCAGTCCCCGCGCCCGGAGTAG
- a CDS encoding IS256 family transposase yields MDNTDDPTRAAGLGGLDEQLIDQLVDRAKAGGLQLTGEGGLLAALTKRVLESALEGEITDHLGYQAHDPAGRGSGNSRNGVRSKTVLTEVGPVELDVPRDRNGSFEPRIVAKRQKRLSGVDEMVISLAAKGLTTGEVQAHLAEVYGAQVSRQTISTITDKVIEGMVEWQNRPLDAVYPVVFIDAIHVKIRDGQVANRPIYVALAVTCEGNRDILGLWAGDGGEGAKYWLHVLTELKNRGVADVLMMVCDGLSGLPEAIASVWPATVTQTCVVHLLRNSFRYAGRQHFDAIAKALRPVYTAPTEAAAAERFAEFTEAWGTRYPAIVRLWERAWAEFVPFLAFDPEIRRVVCSTNAIESVNARIRRAVRARGHFPNEQAALKCVYMAVMSLDPTGIGRKRWMMRWKPALNAFDIAFDGRLAAGKK; encoded by the coding sequence ATGGACAACACCGACGATCCGACACGGGCGGCTGGCCTGGGCGGGCTGGATGAGCAGCTGATTGATCAGCTGGTCGATCGGGCCAAGGCCGGTGGGCTGCAGCTGACCGGGGAGGGCGGGCTGCTGGCGGCGCTGACCAAGCGGGTGCTGGAGTCGGCGTTGGAGGGCGAGATTACCGACCATCTGGGCTACCAGGCTCACGATCCGGCTGGTCGAGGTAGCGGCAACTCCCGCAACGGCGTCCGCAGCAAGACCGTGCTCACCGAGGTCGGTCCGGTCGAGCTGGATGTTCCTCGGGACCGCAATGGCAGTTTCGAGCCGAGGATCGTGGCGAAGCGACAGAAGCGGCTGTCCGGGGTCGATGAGATGGTGATCTCTCTGGCGGCCAAGGGATTGACTACCGGCGAGGTCCAGGCCCATCTGGCTGAGGTGTATGGGGCGCAGGTGTCACGCCAGACGATCTCCACGATCACCGACAAGGTGATCGAGGGCATGGTCGAGTGGCAGAACCGGCCGCTGGATGCAGTGTATCCGGTGGTGTTCATCGACGCTATCCACGTCAAGATCCGTGATGGTCAGGTTGCGAACCGGCCGATCTATGTGGCGCTGGCGGTCACCTGCGAGGGCAACCGTGACATCCTCGGGCTGTGGGCCGGTGACGGCGGTGAAGGCGCCAAGTACTGGCTGCATGTGCTCACTGAGCTGAAGAACCGGGGCGTGGCCGATGTGTTGATGATGGTCTGCGACGGGCTGTCCGGGCTACCGGAAGCGATCGCCAGTGTGTGGCCAGCCACGGTGACGCAGACCTGCGTGGTGCACCTGCTGCGCAACAGTTTCCGTTACGCCGGCCGGCAGCACTTCGACGCTATCGCCAAGGCGCTACGGCCGGTCTACACCGCGCCCACCGAGGCCGCCGCGGCCGAGCGGTTCGCCGAGTTCACCGAGGCGTGGGGCACCCGATACCCGGCCATCGTCCGGCTCTGGGAACGCGCCTGGGCCGAGTTCGTGCCGTTCCTGGCGTTCGACCCGGAGATCCGGCGGGTGGTCTGCTCGACCAACGCGATCGAGTCGGTCAACGCCCGGATCCGTCGCGCTGTGCGGGCCCGCGGGCACTTCCCCAACGAACAGGCCGCGCTCAAGTGTGTCTACATGGCGGTGATGAGCCTGGACCCGACCGGCATCGGACGCAAACGCTGGATGATGCGGTGGAAGCCCGCACTCAACGCGTTCGACATCGCCTTCGACGGCCGTCTGGCCGCCGGCAAGAAGTAA